In Streptomyces pluripotens, the genomic window GGATCAGCGACGAGCGGCTGACGAGACCCCGTTGGCGCATGGACTCCAGCAGGGCGACGAGGTCGTCACGCAGGGAGGTGCCGGGGAGTTCGGGGTCCGGGGGTTCGGCGGCGCGTATGACGTCGACGAACAGTTCCTCCTTGCCGCTCCACCGGCGGTAGATGGTGGCCTTGCCGACGCCGGCCGTGCGCGCGACGCGCTCGATGGACAGCTCGGCGAGGGGCACGCCCTCCTCCAGGAGCTTCATCACGCCTTCCAGGATGGCGCGTTCCACGGCCTCGCTGCGCGGTCGTCCCCGCGCGGGTCCGTCCGGTCGCGGCCGGCTGTCGGCTAGGCTCACTCGTCCGTCCTCTCACTGTGCTGCGGGAATTGTCCCGCAGCAACCTCCTCCCCCCGTTCGGCTCTCGCCGCGATGTCAGTCCGCGGCGACGACCAATTGCGCTTCCTCTGAGTCGTGCTGACCGGCCGGCGGCTTGCCCGGCAGGAATAGGGCCGTGACCACGGCACCGACCAACGCGACCCCCATACCGCACAGGGCGGTGACGTGCATGGCGTGCAAGAACGCGTTGTTGGCAGGGGTGATCAGGGCCTGTCCCTTGGGTCCGAGCTTCTCGACGACGCCGAGGGTGGCCTCGATCGAGCCGCCGGCCCTCTCGCGCAGCCCGGGCGGCAGCAGACCGAGTTTGCCCTCGATGCCGTTGCGGTACGCGGTGGCGAGCACCGAGCCGAGGACGGCGATGCCGAAGGCGCCGCCGACCTGACGGAAGGTGTTGCTGAGCGCGGAGGCGGAGCCGGCCTTCTCGCGCGGCAGCGCCTGCATGATGACGACCGAGGTCGGGGTCATGATGTGTGCCATGCCGGTGCCCATGAGGAAGAAGACGACCTCCAGTAGCCAGATCGGCGTGTCGGCCTCGAAGGTGGCGAACGCGGCCAGCGTCGTCGCGACCAGCAGCAGGCCGGCGGTGGTGGTGGCCTTGTTCCCGAACCGCTCGACCAGCAGCCGGGCGCGTGGCGCGAAGATCATCTGGGCGACGGCCAGC contains:
- a CDS encoding TetR/AcrR family transcriptional regulator encodes the protein MSLADSRPRPDGPARGRPRSEAVERAILEGVMKLLEEGVPLAELSIERVARTAGVGKATIYRRWSGKEELFVDVIRAAEPPDPELPGTSLRDDLVALLESMRQRGLVSRSSLILHDVYAQMKSSPKVWAAYHAAVIVPRRVLAFDVLRRAQQNGELRPDVDLELANDMFVGPMLVRSVMRPEVDLPEGLAEQIVDMVLEGLRPVRSTAS